DNA sequence from the Coffea arabica cultivar ET-39 chromosome 11c, Coffea Arabica ET-39 HiFi, whole genome shotgun sequence genome:
GTGTGGGCAAGGATTTGACACATGGATCCTTGAAGTTCGTGGTGCGGGTTTGAGCATGCAGGAGTCAGATGCCAAAGACATTGAGAAGTCGGCTTATGCTATATCTGAAGAAATGGAAGCAGCTGCTGAGGGTGCAACTAATGGTGCACCCTCTGCAGTGCAGAAGTCAACTGTTAACCAAAATAAGTCAGCAGAATCTAAGGTTTCTGCAGTTAATGAAGATGTTTTGGGGATTCCTACAGCATGGGATGAATCAAAATTGGTGGCAAAACTAACAGAGACTTTTATCAGTTTGTCAGAAAGATTCTCTGGCTTTCTCAATGAAAGTCAGTCAAGAATTATGTCTGCTAAATTATTTGATCAGATATCTAAATTATTAGAAGATTCTTTTCTATTTGAACGCTTTAATGAGGTAAGGGGGAAACTGTTGAATTTACTAGAAACCAGACAGAGTTCTGCAGTTGCTGGCCAAATAAGAGATTTAAGTCAGAAGCTAGTGAATATTGTAGAAGAGGGACAGCGTTCTGTTTCGCCTCAGTTATATGATCTACAGGAGCGTCTTGCAACAACTATAGAAGATTTCCAGAAACAACTAGACTTGATTGTCAAGTACGATTGGGACTTTGATCATTACCTGGAAGAGGATGTCCCTGTGGTGGTGAGGTGACATTTGCCCTTTATCATAATGTATGAGATATTAACAACATATAAGTTTTCTCTTCAGATTAAGTGGGCAAATTATGGTGAATCTTCTTTGTGGCAATTTACTGTCATCTTTGTTGATACATGTAGATGGAATATATAAGGGCCCAAAGTGGATCTCGGGATggaaaattgcttgcaattggACATTCGATGGGGGGCATCTTGTTGTATGCCATGCTATCAAGATGTGGTAAGACTCAAATGTTGTTTTCATGTTAAATTGATGTCTTAAGGTATAAAAGTTGTTCTATGCTGTAAGTTGGACAGCTCCTAGCATCCTCTCATTTTGTTAttaattatttgttttaattttatatattgTTTTAAATTCACATACTAATGTCTGCTCAATAGAAAATTGGAGTCGAAGTATAGATGCTTGAGTTTTCCTGTCTAAGTCATATGGTTCAATTTTTAAGCCTTCAAGGGAAGGGAGTCTGGATTGGCTGCTACTGTTACGTTGGCCTCTTCACTTGATTACACAACTTCTAAGTCATCGCTCAAACTACTACTACCCCTTGTAAGTTGAACATGATTCTTGGCCTATTCCTTCATTTATGTTACTGCATTCCACTGTGAAATGCAACTAAAAGAAATGAATTTGGTGCAGGCTGATCCCGCTCAGATTCTAAATGTGCCTGTCGTTCCATTAGGAGCATTACTTTCTGCTGCTTATCCTCTCTCATCTAGTCCTCCTTATGTCTTGTCTTGGCTTGTGGATCTGATATCAGCCCCGGACATGATGCATCCTGAGTTGTTAAAGAAGTTAGTGTTGAACAACTTCTGTGAGTATAGATGTCTATCCTACTGCTACAGTGGTTGGTTATCACTTCTTCATTTATACGTGACACTGTCATGTCATAATATTGCCAGGCACAATACCTGCTAAACTTGTGTTGCAACTGACGACTGCTTTTCGGGAGGGAGGACTACGTGACAGAAGcggtaattttttttacaaggAACATCTTCATAAGTGCGATGTCCCTGTCTTAGCTATTGCAGGAGATCGTGACCTGATTTGTCCGCCTGAAGCTGTTTATGGTATGTATTTCTAGGTCTTGACGTATGGATATACTCTTTTCCTAtgatatgaaacttttcttacaATCGACTTGATCAGAGACCGTGAAACTGCTTCCTGAGAACTTGGTAAGCTACAAAGTATTTGGGGAGCAGGACGGCCAGCATTATGCTCATTATGACTTAGTAGGAGGAAGAATGGTAACTAGTTATAAGCTTTCCTTGTTCCACCTTCTTGGTTATCAAAAAGAATTTATTTGCATTTCATAATGGCTCATGTTTTTGCTATTATGTCCAGGCCGCGGAACAAGTCTATCCGTGTATAATCGAATTTTTAAGCCATCATGACTAAACCCCAAAATTCTTTTTCCGGGCTGCAATTGTCTTATTTCATGGGTATAATGAACATCTTGTACTCCTGTGTTGGCTGTAGTGTGCTTTGGTGATGATGAAAGATTAAAATTGCTGGTAAGTCTATCAAGAAGCCGTACAAGTTTATCTGCAACGGTATTGAGTTATACATGGTTCTGATACCATTCCATTGTCAAGAATCTTATTAgtggttcttttattttataggaaatccaTTGTTGTAGGTATTTAGCTTATGCTCAACCACTCTTGGAAGCCTGAGCAGAAGTCCTGGCTTCGAGTGGCAATCTGTTGTTTCATTTATTCTGTAGTTATTCTGTATTTTTTTGCCTTCATCCCTTCTTTTTTGTGGGGATAATGGGTCATGATGAGTAAAAACTTTACCaggcaataaaaaaaaattgcaggttGATTTAATTTATTGCTGAAACAAGTTAACAtgatctgtcttttgtaaattACCTGCTCGTCATGTATTGGGGAGAGTTGTGTTGCTGGATGTGATTTGATTTGTACACAATTCGCAGCGCCTTCTTAAAGATGTGTATACGGCTCTCATAAATTTGGAGTTTCAATTGATCAACTGGTTTGGAGTAAAGCTATCTCTCTGCCCGTCTTGAACTTTCAAGGGAAATCACGAAATCAAGTACTTGTGCTTTAAAACGTAAGTAGGAAATACTTGCGAAAATAAAAGTCCAAGGACGGACCTTAAAAGGACTTGTGCTTGCCTATGCATATTTGACATGGCATATCGGATACATTTCTGCCTAAAATTCGAGAAATTGATTTCAGTGTATATGAGAACCGAAGTTTGATAAGTGAGGCTGGAAAACAATATTGATCGCTTCATTTGTCAGCAATGGGTGCGATTTTGCACACAGGGCATTGGTTCTTCTGCTTAAGCCACTGCTTTATGCAATCAATGTGGTGGCAGTGTCCACAGCCAAGTCGTCCAACCTCATCCTTAGCCTTGCATTCCTCCTGCAATTGGAGAATTGTTTCATTCGTAAGCATCTTCAAAATTATCTTGTAAACTGTAGTCCGAAAGAGCTAGTGTAATGTGATCAATACAAAAACCCCATAATTTCTCAACTAATTTTGCGTTGTTTTTGTTGGTTATCTTGAGTTTAGCAATCTTAATTACTTCTGAGTTATGACGTGCTTATGGAAGAAGCAACCCAACTCTTACATGTGATTTGCTCTTACACAACAAGATTCAATGTTGGAGCTAAAGTCTCCGCATacccaacttttttttttcagcttaGCTCTGCCAAAGTTCCCGTTtaatgcttctttttttttttttttttttttatggcatAAGATTTCAATTCGCAAGGCATTCTAATTGCTTTGTTGGCTTGGAGCCATAAAATGTTTGTGAGAGGGTGAGATTGATGACTAACTTGACAAATGGTACACCTCCAGCCTTCGTCCAACGACATCAGCAATGGTGCAGACTCGAAATCAGATGGCTCAAGTATAGTTAAGCAGCTGAATATGTCTTCTTCACTCAAACCTCTGCCTACATATCCAATTTCATCGCTCAATTCAAGCAGTTCCTGCGGTAGAAATCAAGAAAGTAGTTTAAGATGCCTGTGTTCAATAATGCAATGTGAACTGGAAAAGTATTTCAGACAGTCTCGGACCCGAAACTAAATACCTCATATGACATCCTATCAAGATTGAGTCTCCAGTCCATGTATTGATCTAAACTTCTTTCAAAGAGTGCAAATACCTAGAAGACATGATTAGAATACGGATCAGAGCCTTGAGCTGAAAATGTGAAGTAATTATCAAAAGGAACTTGAAACATTTGTCTGTTATACCTCTCTGAATCCTCTCTGAGAATATTGACCCAATTGATGATATTGTCTAGCATTGAATGAATGGTCTCTGGAGAATATATAATTTGAGGGTCCTTGTGAAGATGAAGCAGAGATATGCTGGATGGTTCTAGTTCTCCTAGCTACACGAGAATGCTAAAAAAGACACAGCAATTCAAGATGTATTATAAAACAAGCACCAAACTTTTCTTGGCTGCCAATAACGATGAATTTTCAGTAATTGCTAAACCTGTACATGCGTCGTCCTCTGAGTAGTCATGCTTGGTCTAGGAACAACATCAGAAGCAAAACTGATCCCTGGAGGAGCACAGCAAATATCAGGAACATCAACGGCAACATTATCAGGAATCCTGGCTTTACTAGGTGGTCTATTCCCCAggttcttcctcctcctcctctcagTCTCCCAATCAGCTGCAGACCGGATGATTGTCGATTCTGATACCCGAGTTGAAGTCCCTTTACAACCCAGTCCTCCAAGCCTTGCCAACAAAAACATTTTCTTGGGCTTTAAGCTGATCAAAGGTTCTCTAGATTCAGTCGTACCATTTCTGCTAGGTGATTTAGAACGCTGCAGATCAGGAAAGTTGGGGCTCTGAGTGGAacaatgaaattgagaatggttaaAGTCTGAGGCTGCATTTGGTTTCTTTCTCGTTGGCTTCCTGGCATTAGGCTCTTGAACTATTGAAGGGGTCATGCTTGGGCATACAAGAggctaaagtgcaaattttCACAGAAAAATAAGATTAAAGCAGATCATCTATTACAGCCCTGCAAGTTTATTGCAATATCACTAGCTGAAGGGGGTTGAACGAAAATATTTTTGGTTTCTCACAAGTCACAACACGGTTGTCAATAATATGCAACGTTCTCAACTATCCAtcatcttgtttttgttttgtttgttacaaacaaaatttttgctgtttttttAGTACTTCTCCTGTATTTTCTTTCGTACTATTTGCCTGCTAATTGTGCTGTCAATAATTGTTTGAACTCGTACACCTAACATTGGAATATATTGAAGCGACACCAAATGTGAGGTATAacattcttttttaaaaaaaaaattacttctcCCTTGGCTTTTCAAAAATCAAGCTGGTCATGGCCACTCAtctcattttctcttcttttgtaTCTCTTAATTGTTAAATTTCATTTGTCTACTAACTCAGCTTCTGTTTAGCAATATCACTCAAGCCCAGTGTACTTGTCTAGGGAAGAAAggcaaaaagagaaaatttaacTGAAcgaattgggaaaaaaaaaggggaaagaaaaatTTGTAAATTCTCCCTCATCTTGTTTGGGAGTTTAAGCAAGTAAAAACTTCTATAAGATGTAAAGTATTATTGTCCGTTTTCTTCAAGAGAGATCTTTCATGGCcacatttccatttttttttttgtggtttttggtggccggggggggggggggtggggtgtGGGGCATCTAGTCCCATTTGAACTAATTTTGGCTGTTTTCAATGGGGACATTGATGGATCAAGCCATTTGCAACTTCTTGAGGAAGCATAAGAAGATAAATGGTTGGTACTTGGTAAGGACCAAAAGAGCATAAAACGAGAGAAGCCAAAGTGCATTTCTTCTGGTCTTGCAAAATTACGTGCTTCTCAAACATGTTGCCTATCATGTTGCTTTACTACAAGTAGTCCCTAAGACAATGCAGATGCTTTTGATCAGTGTTTGGAGACACAAATGTCAGGTCAAATGTGGGAGCACAGATGCATCTTCATTTTCAACACTCCCTTAAGAGTATGGCATGAATAGATTGTGATCGGGTTAGGACAAAAAACCATATGTTTTCCTTGATGTATAGCACTTTAACAATCTCCTAGCTGTCAGCATCGAAGTTCCTTCAGATAGGAGTTGAATTCCTTGCAGAGATCATTATTCTACTGTAACTGTAAGATAATCTCTAGAAGAACCCGAATTTTTGGCTATTGGAGTTGAATATTCGTGTTTAAGATAGTTCAATGTAAGTGAAAAGCTGCAATTGAAATAACAGTGCATCGTGCTGGACACTTTGGCAGGGATAAAACTCTAGCCTTTGTTCAGGAAAAGCTATTTTGGCCTAAAATGACTCAAGCGGAAGAATACCAGCACGTTTTTTATGAGCAATTCTTGTTCTTTTCACTTGTTTGATTCTTTagaaatcaagttttgatttcAATCCCTAGTCATGAAATTAAATTTCGGAATCAATCCATTGTCAATCTTAGTTGGAGCAAAGTCGGTTCCTTTTATCATGCAGTTAGCAATAGTATTGCCGCAGCCCAAAAATCTTTGGTGTGGCCAGCTATTAGTCTGAAAACATTTTCGTGAAAAATAAAACCTCACTCTGTAGGCTGCTGCATCACGTATGTTTTGACTGCTTGATCAATTCTCATACGAAAGAAGTTGCGGATCTAAATTGCTGCTGCAGAATATATAGTAATGAAATTAACATGATACTAGTTGAGGCTACTGGAATTCTGGAAAAAGTAAAACATAATGGTAACGTAATGTTTGCACCATTTTGTGGGATTGATTAATCTTCTTGTGCAAGTACTACGTATCATGACATGCAGATACCATTCTGAGCTACCCGAATACCGACACAGAATCATGCTCGATTGCCAACGAAGATCTCAGGCGTACTGTAGAGATGCAAAATCCAAACTTGCCCTTGATGGGATCTTCTGGCCCATCCTATCCCATCCCTTGTTCTTCTGTTCTTTTCCTAActtcttgaattcttccatGTTATGAATGGCAGAATACATAACTACATAACTACCACTAAATGATTAGTGATGGGATAAAGGCTTTCTTGTCTTCCATGTCCCCACTTGAGCTTGCATTTCTGATGCCTGGTTTATTGCTTTGTCACCAGGTGTTTATGTCACATACACTTATAAAATGAAAAGTCATAGTATAATGCTGTAGCAAACCCACTTTATCACTTATTCTGAGAAAGTCATTTCTGCTGAATCAATGGATTCAAATGCATCAAATTACCATCTAAATCATGCAAAACTCCCCCAAGTTTATTACCAGGGGAAGGAGGCTGACAATATCATTGACTTGGGCCTTAGCCTAAGAGTTTTGCAGCCAGAGTCTTATCATCCATCTCCTCATGGTAATAGTATATAACCTTTCATAGAAGTAGGTTTATTGCTATCACTATACTCTACAAACTAGTCAAAAGAGTCATGTTATGATGAAGCAATTGACATGTCTGCAGTAGAAAGCATATGAAAGTTGTCATTTCAAAGAAGTAAAGCGTCAGTGATGATAGAGTCTGGAACGAATTGTTAATACAAGGTTTAGTTCATCACTATTTTCATGCCCCTAGGagttttggtgtggactgatgtAGTTTGGTACCCTCTGATGCAAAATTTCCAATCCAAAACCACCACAGCATCTCAGTAATGTATATTTTCAGCATGCAACTTTTGATTGTTTTGCTGGTATTGTTACAATATACATGAAACTAGGCAATTACCAACTACAGCAACACAATATTACTGAACAGTGTTATGTTTGCTATTGCCGTAAACAGCAGATGACTTTGATGTTCTGATAGACTGGCACCAGCTGCATCCCCGGATGAAAAATTCAAAGACTGATTATCCACAAAATATGGTGGGAAATCatgatgatgaaactgaggGAATTCAAAGCAAGGAGCGTTGGTCATATGTGAAAGTTAACATGGATGGAGTAATAGTTGGCAGGAAAATCTGCATCCTTGACCATATGGGCTACTCTGATCTTGCACTTCAACTAGAAGAAATGTTCGGTATAGTCTAAGAATCTTCAACtgcttattattattattattattattattatttttaagattCAGCGaaagttttcttattttccagGGAAACAGTCTGTGTATGGTCTGCGACTGTTCCAATCCAACTCGGAATATTCCCTGCTATATAGGGGCAGAGATGAGCATTGGAGGACTGTTGACGAAGTTCCTTGGAAGTAAGTTCTGTTGTCAATGAACATGGCCATTAAGCGATGAACTTCCCCTTTTCTGTCAGTACTAATTTGTCTCAATTCCCATCATTTTTATAGTTCGATCAGATCAAACTAATGTATGATTAAGCATAGCAATCATATGGTCCCTGACGCTCATTCTGATGATTCTCAACAGTAACTTTGTAGAAAGTGTCAAGAGGCTGAGAATTGTGCGGAAGGATGAAGCATTTAGTCCCTCTTCATCAGCATTGCTTAATTCTCTCTAACACTGAGTCTTAACAAATAGTGTGGACTAAGACAAGTTTAGGATCCACCTGCTACAACCTCAACTAAACTATTCTGGTTCTCCCTCAATGATTATCAACTTAGCAAGCTTGATCTTCTGAGTTGTTGCTTGCATTGTATTTCTTTGTATAATTTATCCTTCACCAAAATGGATTACTCAGTTACAAGCTGATGGATTGGAAACCTTTGTTTGGCTGAGAACTCTATAATTCTCGTTTATTACCATTTAGATTTGGTTGGCTATAAGATACTGTCACACCAATACAGTGGAGTGACAGTTTTATATTTATCCCAAATGCTGTTGCAGAATCATTTACCCACAGAAACAGCAGTAATTCATTGTTCATTTTCAAAGTCAAAACTACATATATCATTCTGAATAGTGATTTCCTAACCCTTCACATGTCTTGAATTGAGGATCTTGTTAACAATTACCAGCATATATCCTAAGGCAGAGAAGACAATTGCAAAATACTTTCTCTGTTTTCATCAAGTAGTTTAGAAAACTGCAACCTTTGACTAGTGAATGCCGGATCTATTGGACATTGTgtagattttaattttatacCTATATGTTAGTACTATTATAGGGCGAATATTTGTTCTAAAAGCTACAAGTACTAAAGGACAACTGTATCAACCCAATAAGCCACTATATGCCCCCCAAAAAGAAAGAATACTACAATCCATGATCCtagcttcctttttttttttttttttaaagttttttgcttaaatttctttttatgCCAAGTCTATCCATAATAGTGGTCTAGTttacggaaaaaaaaaattatgcgtTCTAAAATTACAACTTTCAACTCTTAGCTGGCTTACTGGGTcctaatgtatatatatatatgtactcTTTTATATTCCCATTCATGCATTTtccaaagggataatttcagaaacctccctcgaggtttctaacaatttcatctAGTATTCTTGAGGTTTCCAATATTACACTTACCTGCCTTGATCCTATAAAATGACTATAATGAACTTAAcatattaatatttttcatgcaattaaataatACGCTCCTAATCTTGTGCATAGAAATGCACCACACAAttaaatattcaatggaaacAAAAACAAGATCACTTATAGAATAACTAATTATGTCCTAAACATAATTCTAacatattacaaattaattttaGTTTGGCTTGAAAGATCTAAAGATGAATAGAAAAAGATATAAGTTGAAGATTTAAATATAACAGGCATGAATTGGTACTCCAATATTTGAGGGATGAGATGTTATATTAATACAGTTAGTGAAATTTTTTAAGTTTAACAGTACtgatttttttaatcttttgtgACTTAGATTGAGATTTTAGAATTTAAGCACTAATGGCAACGGTGGTCATGATGATAATGGCACTAATTTGAAATGTAAGAATATGAAAGTTTAAAATAGTAGACACGAGAGTTGAGAGTGGGTTTGAGATTTTGTGCATATttcgtacttttttttttatagaattttATAAGAAGGTAAAAGGAACTTCACAATTTCATGAGGGCAATTTGGgttattcattcaaaattttgaccattGAATAATTTTTGTCACCAAAATGGtaaattcaagggaggtatgtataatttttaaaactttaagggtactaaatgaaattgttagaaacctcaagggaggtttctgaaattatcccttttccAAATTTCAATCTCCAGTAGTGCCCAACTTTCCAGTCTATTCATTGAGCATGAATGACGGCCCATCATCACCTCAAATTGTTGAAAAA
Encoded proteins:
- the LOC113717173 gene encoding auxin-responsive protein IAA32-like, with product MDSNASNYHLNHAKLPQVYYQGKEADNIIDLGLSLRVLQPESYHPSPHADDFDVLIDWHQLHPRMKNSKTDYPQNMVGNHDDETEGIQSKERWSYVKVNMDGVIVGRKICILDHMGYSDLALQLEEMFGKQSVYGLRLFQSNSEYSLLYRGRDEHWRTVDEVPWNNFVESVKRLRIVRKDEAFSPSSSALLNSL
- the LOC113716469 gene encoding uncharacterized protein, whose protein sequence is MTPSIVQEPNARKPTRKKPNAASDFNHSQFHCSTQSPNFPDLQRSKSPSRNGTTESREPLISLKPKKMFLLARLGGLGCKGTSTRVSESTIIRSAADWETERRRRKNLGNRPPSKARIPDNVAVDVPDICCAPPGISFASDVVPRPSMTTQRTTHVQHSRVARRTRTIQHISASSSQGPSNYIFSRDHSFNARQYHQLGQYSQRGFREVFALFERSLDQYMDWRLNLDRMSYEELLELSDEIGYVGRGLSEEDIFSCLTILEPSDFESAPLLMSLDEGWRCTICQEECKAKDEVGRLGCGHCHHIDCIKQWLKQKNQCPVCKIAPIADK
- the LOC113716468 gene encoding uncharacterized protein isoform X1, whose protein sequence is MTILAQSDIRSAMHFATAFRHPSTGFNLSRAIIFRQSPLLPLRRLAIRVKAFSTDTDKSSSSAGASSTGVGKLPEKPPICTADELHYVTVKNSQWRLALWRYSPPPQAPRRNHPLLLLSGVGTNAIGYDLSPGSSFARYMCGQGFDTWILEVRGAGLSMQESDAKDIEKSAYAISEEMEAAAEGATNGAPSAVQKSTVNQNKSAESKVSAVNEDVLGIPTAWDESKLVAKLTETFISLSERFSGFLNESQSRIMSAKLFDQISKLLEDSFLFERFNEVRGKLLNLLETRQSSAVAGQIRDLSQKLVNIVEEGQRSVSPQLYDLQERLATTIEDFQKQLDLIVKYDWDFDHYLEEDVPVVMEYIRAQSGSRDGKLLAIGHSMGGILLYAMLSRCAFKGRESGLAATVTLASSLDYTTSKSSLKLLLPLADPAQILNVPVVPLGALLSAAYPLSSSPPYVLSWLVDLISAPDMMHPELLKKLVLNNFCTIPAKLVLQLTTAFREGGLRDRSGNFFYKEHLHKCDVPVLAIAGDRDLICPPEAVYETVKLLPENLVSYKVFGEQDGQHYAHYDLVGGRMVTSYKLSLFHLLGYQKEFICIS
- the LOC113716468 gene encoding uncharacterized protein isoform X2 — encoded protein: MTILAQSDIRSAMHFATAFRHPSTGFNLSRAIIFRQSPLLPLRRLAIRVKAFSTDTDKSSSSAGASSTGVGKLPEKPPICTADELHYVTVKNSQWRLALWRYSPPPQAPRRNHPLLLLSGVGTNAIGYDLSPGSSFARYMCGQGFDTWILEVRGAGLSMQESDAKDIEKSAYAISEEMEAAAEGATNGAPSAVQKSTVNQNKSAESKVSAVNEDVLGIPTAWDESKLVAKLTETFISLSERFSGFLNESQSRIMSAKLFDQISKLLEDSFLFERFNEVRGKLLNLLETRQSSAVAGQIRDLSQKLVNIVEEGQRSVSPQLYDLQERLATTIEDFQKQLDLIVKYDWDFDHYLEEDVPVVMEYIRAQSGSRDGKLLAIGHSMGGILLYAMLSRCAFKGRESGLAATVTLASSLDYTTSKSSLKLLLPLADPAQILNVPVVPLGALLSAAYPLSSSPPYVLSWLVDLISAPDMMHPELLKKLVLNNFCTIPAKLVLQLTTAFREGGLRDRSGNFFYKEHLHKCDVPVLAIAGDRDLICPPEAVYETVKLLPENLVSYKVFGEQDGQHYAHYDLVGGRMAAEQVYPCIIEFLSHHD